A single region of the Opitutus sp. genome encodes:
- a CDS encoding deoxyhypusine synthase family protein, protein MKKSKLQTKRPEDINAKLAAKKGPISQFIAHNYRHFNAAALLDSAKGYEDHLKAGGKMLVTLAGAMSTAELGLTLAEMIRADKVHAIVCTGANLEEDIFNLVAHDYYERVPGYRDLTAADEQALLDRHMNRVTDTCIPEGEAMRRIEAVVAEEWLAADKAGERFFPHEFMYKIIRSGKLKKSYQIDPANSWMLAACEKNLPIIVPGWEDATLGNMFAGRVMTGEIKNVHTVRTGIEYMTWLADWYTKTAKLLKTGEGSIGFFQIGGGIAGDFPICVVPMLHQDLGRTEVPLWGYFSQISDSTTSYGSYSGAVPNEKITWGKLGQKTPKFIVESDATIVAPLIFSWVLGK, encoded by the coding sequence ATGAAGAAATCCAAACTCCAGACCAAGCGCCCCGAGGACATCAACGCCAAGCTCGCCGCCAAGAAGGGCCCGATCTCCCAGTTCATCGCGCATAACTACCGCCATTTTAACGCCGCCGCGCTGCTCGATTCCGCCAAGGGCTACGAGGACCACCTCAAGGCCGGTGGTAAGATGCTCGTTACCCTCGCCGGTGCCATGTCCACCGCCGAGCTCGGCCTCACGCTCGCCGAGATGATCCGCGCCGACAAGGTCCACGCCATCGTCTGCACCGGTGCCAACCTCGAGGAAGACATTTTTAATTTGGTTGCCCACGATTACTACGAGCGCGTCCCCGGCTACCGCGACCTGACCGCCGCCGACGAGCAGGCGCTGCTCGACCGCCACATGAACCGCGTCACCGACACCTGCATTCCCGAGGGCGAGGCCATGCGCCGCATCGAGGCGGTTGTCGCCGAGGAGTGGTTGGCTGCCGACAAAGCCGGTGAACGCTTCTTCCCGCACGAGTTCATGTATAAAATTATCCGCTCCGGTAAGCTCAAGAAGAGCTACCAGATCGACCCCGCCAACTCCTGGATGCTGGCCGCCTGCGAAAAGAACCTGCCGATCATCGTCCCCGGCTGGGAAGACGCCACGCTGGGCAACATGTTTGCCGGCCGCGTCATGACCGGTGAGATCAAGAACGTGCACACCGTGCGCACCGGCATCGAGTACATGACCTGGCTCGCCGATTGGTACACCAAGACCGCCAAGCTGCTCAAAACCGGCGAAGGCTCGATCGGCTTTTTCCAAATCGGCGGCGGTATCGCCGGCGACTTCCCGATCTGCGTGGTGCCAATGCTGCACCAAGATCTCGGCCGCACCGAGGTGCCGCTCTGGGGCTATTTCTCCCAAATCAGCGACTCGACCACGAGCTACGGCAGCTACTCGGGCGCGGTTCCGAACGAGAAAATCACCTGGGGCAAGCTCGGCCAGAAGACCCCCAAGTTTATCGTCGAGAGCGACGCCACCATCGTCGCCCCGCTGATCTTCAGCTGGGTGTTGGGCAAGTAA